ggaaaacaaaaaatcccaacgCCTCGTTGACTCTCACGTGCACACAAAGCACGTGAGGGTCCAATCCCCTGTCCGGGGCTGCATTTTTGACAAGCTACGGTAAAGTGACAGACCTGGCCTGGGTTTTCAATAACACGTTCTGTGTAGAGATCTGAAGGGTAGTGAAGGGCTGAGGACCAGGGCATCTATCAGAGGCTAGGTAAAAAGACAACAGACCCCGCCCCgtcgtctcccccccccccgaacacacacacacacactcacacacgctcgcacgcacaaacacacaccctgTCTGACTGGAAGAGATTCACTCACCTGGGCAAATGCTGCCTTTGAGATTCTCCAGCAGGTGCGTCATGGTGCTAAAGTCCGGAGAGTAGGACACATGCAACTCCGATGGTTCCGATGCGATCTCACGCAGCTCTTCCTCCACAGCCTTGCCCACGCCCACGGCATACATGACGATGCCTGTAGGGCCCAGGCACTCAAGAAAGAGCTCCAAACCTGGAGAAAACGGCTTCCCAGCCCCTACTCCAACCCCACACCAGTCCATCCCTTGCCAAACCTACCTTCCTCTTTGGCACGAGCTGCCCACACTGAAATGTCATCCTGAGAGCGGCCATCGGTGAACACCAAGCCCACGCGAGGCACGTTGAGGTCGCGAGGCCGCGCGCCCTGCGCCTCTGAGAAGCTATGCTCCACCATGTGACGCAGGGCCAGGCCTGTCATGGTGCCGCGTTCCATGTACTCCACGGCCAAAACTGCCTGCTTCACCTCAGCTGCGGTGCCATAGCGGCCCAGAGGGAACTCGGTGCGCACCCGGCTAGAGAACTGCACCAGCCCAACACGTGTGCCCTCGGGGGACACGTCGAGGAAATCCACAATCTGGTTCACGAAGCGCTTCACCAGCTCGAAGTTCTGTGGGCGCACGCTCTTGGAACCATCCACCAGGAGAACAAGATCCACGTGGCCCTCCCGGCACCCTGCCAAGGAGAGGGCTTGGATGGAGGGGTCAGGTCCTTGCCCAGGAGAACCACATACTCATCTAGTTATCCATCGCCAGTATTTATTATATAACGCATACCAGTTGTGTGTCCTGACTGTGTGTGCCCATCATCCTCTTTTGTATGACAACTTTTGATGTTAAGTGCTTAGCACTAaccaaatgttttattaaaagctctctctcgctctctctctctctctctctctctctctctctgtgtgtgtgtgtgtgtgtgtgtgtgtgtgtgtgtgtgtcggtttttcaagacaaggtttctctgtgtagccctggctgtcctggaactcactctgtagaccaggctggtctcaaactcagaaatccacctgcctctgcctcctaagtgctgggattaaaggcgtgtgccaccactgcccggtgctttttcttttttcaagacagggttgcttgatgtagccctggctgacctggaattcactatgtagaccaggttggtcacaaactcagagatctgccttcttctgcctcccaagtgcagagattaaaggcaaACATCACCACCTCCCGGTTCATTTTTCAACAACCAAGAGCAAAAATACCACAATAGCTAGCATTCCTCGATCACCTAGTATGTATCTGTCACAGTtctaagattgattgattgatttattatatgtaagtacactgtagctgtcttcagacactccagaagagggagtcagatctcgttacaagatggctgtgagccaccatgtggttactgggatttgaactcaggaccttcagaagagcagtcgggtgctcttacctgctgagccatcacaccagccctcTGTCACAATTCTAAACACCATATCAGTATTAATAACAATGGCAAGAACAGCATTTACTGGTGTTTGCCATGTGTCAGACGCTGAAACGTGTGCTTGACACACACACGTCTCCCTTGAGTGCTCTCCCCATTTTCCATAAACTAGGTTCTGAGGATAAAGTGATTGTGACTTGCTTCCATAGTTAACAGTGGCAAAGCCAAGACTGGAAGCAGGGTCATCTAAACCACAAGCCAGTGGACCTGCTCACTAAGACACTGCCTCCTTTGTCCTGATCCAGGGGCTTCAGGAGTACCAGAGGGGATTCAACAACAGAGAAAACACAGTCCTGACCCACAAGATCAGGGCAGACTGTATCAAGGCTGGCTATAGTTAGtctggccagtctgggctacataaaaccctgtctcaatgtgATCATCTTTGGGAGGAAATTGGGATTAGACACATACATGAGAGTCAGACCTTCATGaatgcaattaattaattaatgttctTACAAGAGTTTCAAGAGAGTCTGCTTCCTCCGTTCATCCATCAAGGGAGAACATAGAGAAACTTATCCCGtataagccaggaagcagagcctcATGGGACACCGTATCTGCCAGCATCTTGGTCTTAGCCTTTCCAGAACtgagaaataaacatttaagacATTGTGGCTTAGATATGGTTCGTGCCCAAGAGTCCATGTGCTAGAAACTTGGTCCCCAGAGTTACAGGACTGAGAAGTGATTGAGACCCATGGGGTTTTATGGTCTTTCCATCGCAGTGATGGAAGTCAGTTAAGGGTGGAAGGATTTGTTTTAGCTGAAGACTTGGAAGATTTCAGTCCATGGCTGTCTGGCTCCATTGCCTTTGacctggggagaagggaggccAGATATCATGACAGCAGGAAAATGATGGAGGAATGCAACATCCTTCAttataaaaggaaacacagacaggcaggcaggcaggcaggaaggaaggaaggaaggaaggaaggaaggaaggaaggaaggaaggaaggaaggaaggaaggaaggggcaagACACTCTTCAAACAGGACATGGAGGCACaagcctgtaacctcagcacttgagaggcaggcaggatccagaccagcctggaatGCACATCTAAATCCCAGTCTTCAGGAACTGGAGATGAAGCTCATTTGGTAGAATGGTTGCCTAGCTTGTACCAAGCCCTGAATTAGATCCCTATCCCCACAGAAAAGGAGGCGTGATAACATTCGGAGGCAGTAGGATCAGGAAGCCCAAGGTCATTATCAGTTACATGTCTAGTAtatagccagcctgggctacataaaaccctgtctcaaaaaaaaaaaaaaaggtataccCCCCCCCGCAATGATCCACGTTCTCAATCTAGGGCCCATCCTCTACAGTTCTATCTCCCAACACCCTAAAAACCTACTCTCATGTTTAATCTATCTTTGCGTTAATCAATTAATAAGATCCTAGGCTCTGAACATTTTTGCATTAAGGACCAAGCCTTTGAGGCATGAGCTTGAGAGGGAGCACTTTCTATCTGAATCATAACAGGCCTTCTGGGAGATGATTAGGTCATGGAGCACCACCCTAGGAAGAAATTAACGCCCACGTCACAGGACTGAGTAGGTCTCGAGAGACTAGAATGACCCTGTCAGTGAAAGGTTACAAAGGACGGCCACCGCCTGTATTTgaaccctcacacacacatactcttcgATCTCAAGGGCTCTCTCTCGTCGTGTGGTCATCGCCAATACTGAGATGTTGATGCTCCAGACTCTGAGCCACCTAAGCTCTATTCTCTAACCAATCACCCCGCTGTGAGCGTTTTCATTATAACAACGCACATCAGTGTTGCTCCATGGCAACCCAAATGGGCTAATGCCTTCTTGAAGGATGACCAGGGATTTGCCAAGGCAAGGGAGGTGTTCTAGAAGGTTGGCACAGCATGTACAAAGGCATGAGGGCTGGGAAGGGCATGACACATTGGGAGAAGGGCAGGCCAGTGTGACTAAAATGTTCAAGTGTGGCAAGAGATGGGCTAAAGAGCTGGCCAAAGCTACATGGTAATGAGATTAAGGGATGATTTCAAAATTGACCACAGCCCACgataaaaaagaataatgataGACCATGGTGCACTTCACATAACTGAACGGTCCAGCTCATGCAGTATTTACTCTCCTAAACTCAGGaaactatttttctcttcttttctttaaatgctgGTTGCAACCCACTAATTTGGTTTCATTATCCATTAATGTGGTTGTGCCCAGCACTGGAAAAATTCAAGGGGAAGGCATTTGCTCTTTATTTTGTAGACACTGGTGAACCACAAAAGGATTTTGAGTGAAGGAGGAATGTGATCGAATACGGATTTTGAAATCAGTCTTGACAGCAGGATAGAGGGCTGGTTGGAGCAGAAGCTGGGCATAAGcacatcccccaacacacacacaccaccaccaccaccaccatctgtgGGGCTGTAACTGGGCactgaagaagaggcaggcaaTGGGGCTGGAGCAGACCCTCTGCCTATATATAACTCACGGTCACAGCTCTTGCCATCAGCCTGAAGTCGCCTCCCCTCAGGGCAcaggcagtggaaggaaagaccctcactcacacacTGGAACTCACAGCCATGGTCCACACCATTGCAGAAGTCCCTGACTTTAAAGGAGACACCAAGTAGGACCGGTTAGATCCCAGCAGCTAGAGTCCCTTTCTATTCCCTATAAATATGAGAGACACCTCCTTACCCCGACAGCTTCTCCCATCAGGTAGCAGGTCGTGGCCCTCTCTACAGCGACACTGTGGCCCCGCCAAAGTGCTCACACACTCGTGCTGGCAGCTGTGGTTCCCAAAGCTGCAGTAGTCAATggctgagggaaggaagaaatggcaaGATGTCACTTCTGAGTGTAGCCATCAGGGGCCTGTTCAGAATGCTCACAGAGAGGGAGTCGGTGGGAGGCTTGCTTACCCCTGCAGCTCCTCTGGTCCTGCTGGAGAGCAAAGCCAGCTCGACAACGACAGAAATAAGAGCCCATGGAGTTGACACAGAGGTGTTCACAACCATGGGTTCCTTCAGCGCAGAGATCCACGGCTGGGAAGAGGATAACATCAGTCTTTGCTCGGGGCTTCATTTCACAGCCTAGCTATGCAACCCTCGGAAGCCACACAACCCTCAGAAGCCACGCAGCCCTCGGAAGCCACGCAACCCTCAGAAGCCACGCAACCCTCGAAGTCCTCTCTAACAAACCCCAGGTGAGAAGCCGGGAGatgctcagtctgtaaagtgtcTGCTCcaaaagcctgaggacctgagtttggacccccAGTATCCCTATGAAAGCCAAATGTGGtagctgtaaccccagccctggggttGGCAGAGACCCGCAGATCTCCAAAGACCGCTGGCTAACCCCGTTAGCCAACTGGTAAGCTCTGGCTGCAGTGAGAGAACTTGTGGTTGTTGTcattgttgatgatgatgataatgatgatgatgaatgacaacgacgacgacaacgacgaTGATAATGGTGGTGTGTTCcaggagatggctccgtgggtaacaCAACACTTGCCTCACAAGCCTgtgacctgagtccaatccccaaAACCCATTTAAAGGTGGGTGAAGAGAATCAAGTCCTagggttatcctctgaccttttCGTGCACCCTGTGACACCCTGTGAGTGAACCTGCACTCACagattacacatacacactaataataatgaaaaaatgttaaataataaggTGAGGGTAGTGGTAGGGGAAGATACTTGACattcacctctggcctccacagatactcacatatatgcacaattattttttaattaaaaatgttaatatcatGCTTTGCCCCTACCCCAAAGGTCATTAGTTAGTCTGGTGTGCTACGCAGACATTTgtgaggggttttttgtttgtttgtttgtttgttgttttgttttttcgagacagggtttctctgtgtagccctggctNNNNNNNNNNNNNNNNNNNNNNNNNNNNNNNNNNNNNNNNNNNNNNNNNNNNNNNNNNNNNNNNNNNNNNNNNNNNNNNNNNNNNNNNNNNNNNNNNNNNNNNNNNNNNNNNNNNNNNNNNNNNNNNNNNNNNNNNNNNNNNNNNNNNNNNNNNNNNNNNNNNNNNNNNNNNNNNNNNNNNNNNNNNNNNNNNNNNNNNNNNNNNNNNNNNNNNNNNNNNNNNNNNNNNNNNNNNNNNNNNNNNNNNNNNNNNNNNNNNNNNNNNNNNNNNNNNNNNNNNNNNNNNNNNNNNNNNNNNNNNNNNNNNNNNNNNNNNNNNNNNNNNNNNNNNNNNNNNNNNNNNNNNNNNNNNNNNNNNNNNNNNNNNNNNNNNNNNNNNNNNNNNNNNNNNNNNNNNNNNNNNNNNNNNNNNNNNNNNNNNNNNNNNNNNNNNNNNNNNNNNNNNNNNNNNNNNNNNNNNNNNNNNNNNNNNNNNNNNNNNNNNNNNNNNNNNNNNNNNNNNNNNNNNNNNNNNNNNNNNNNNNNNNNNNNNNNNNNNNNNNNNNNNNNNNNNNNNNNNNNNNNNNNNNNNNNNNNNNNNNNNNNNNNNNNNNNNNNNNNNNNNNNNNNNNNNNNNNNNNNNNNNNNNNNNNNNNNNNNNNNNNNNNNNNNNNNNNNNNNNNNNNNNNNNNNNNNNNNNNNNNNNNNNNNNNNNNNNNNNNNNNNNNNNNNNNNNNNNNNNNNNNNNNNNNNNNNNNNNNNNNNNNNNNNNNNNNNNNNNNNNNNNNNNNNNNNNNNNNNNNNNNNNNNNNNNNNNNNNNNNNNNNNNNNNNNNNNNNNNNNNNNNNNNNNNNNNNNNNNNNNNNNNNNNNNNNNNNNNNNNNNNNNNNNNNNNNNNNNNNNNNNNNNNNNNNNNNNNNNNNNNNNNNNNNNNNNNNNNNgggaggggaggggaggggaggggaggggagacaggaagacaaaggaggaaggggaaaaggaaaggagagggagaaggaaagtaAGCAGAAGCCCAGTGCAAGATACAGCTGAGCTACATGAATACATTTCCCAGATACCTTAGGAAGACTTAATATCCATCATAATCTAATGGGGGGTGCATACTAAACCTTTTAAGCTGACTTTTGAATAGTTGGTTTGTTGGTTAATGTGTGAGTGTGCTGGTGTGCACAACTGTATGTGCACTCAGAAAAGGTGTTGCATGTCCTCCTCATCGCTCTCTacctattcctttgagacagggtctccccctGGACCGGGACCTCCTGTTTCTTGGCTATGGTGGGAACCACAAGCCCCAGTggtcctcctctcttcccaccgcagagctggagttacaggcctttGCCAGATGCTTGTCTGGTTCACGGGCGCTGAGATCCAAAGTCTTCATGACtgtgtagcaagtgctcttaatcactgagccatttctccagcccaccccTCAGCCTTTTAAAGTCTCTAAACACAAGAAGACCCATGTGGCAACAGAGTTGTTGGGATCACATGACCCCCTTTTCCAGATCGTGAAACTAAAATTGTGGAACTAGTCGCTGTGAAAGTATAGGAAAGAGTTTCCAACTACAGGCACTCCGCATGTGGTAGAAAACATAGTCACAGGGATGGAACCATAtaatccccaccacccacccacccccccccaaaaacaatTAATCATCTAAGCAAGGCATCACACACCATAGCTtttcagaagattaaaaaaaaaaaaaaagatttgcagAGAGGAGGCACCACgcagagagagagctgaggtGCAGAGGCAAGAATGGAGAACATTTAACTGTGGGAGGTCAAGACTCCAGGTTCCGGTCCACCAAAGATTTGTGTGGCCCCGGATACTATTCCTTCCCTGTGTGGATTGTACAGCAAATGGGGTGTGCTTTTACTTCTGAAGAACTTGTCAAAGAGTTGCCGGGATGCTGGGAAGCCAAGGTAGACAAGGAGACAGCAGGATGGGGTGGCACTCACCCAGACAATTCTTGTTATCTGGTGCTAGCTTGTAGCCAGAGTTGCAGGCACAGTAGAATGTTCCTGGGGCATTGACACACAGGTGTTGGCAGCCATGCCCCAACTCAGCACACAGGTCCTTCCCTAAGGACACACAAGGGGGCAGTCAGCAGAGAACAGATGGGCAGAAGCATCCAAGGGGAGGGCAGAACaacagggcaggggtagggtcTGAAGCAAATACCATTCCCAAGGATGGACTTAGGTTGGATATGGATTTGCTTCTTGGAGAGGGTCAGTCCAGGTGGCAAGGTTAGAGGAAGAATAGGATGTAAGTAGTTCCTTTGAAGggtcccagaagagggcactgcacTGCTTGGATTCAGGAGGATCAGGTGttaaggtcagcctcagctgcaAGTCAACTTTAAGGACAGTCACGGTTACAAGAAAGTGGCAAAGAGAGATCTCATGGCTTTTGTAAAAAGGGACTTAGAGTAGGAGGAACATACTCGGGTGGGCGGGGCATTACTCCTGACAGACAATACTATCAATTTTGAGTGACTCTTGATTAaaagacatgggggggggggtgacagcTTGTGGCAGGGCCAGTCTCTGACACAGCATGACTGGCTTCTGAGGATACCACTCTGCAGGAGGACCCATGGCAACTGGTACCCAGAAGGCAGAGTAAAGCTGAGGGATCGCCTTTAATGATGCGAAGGAGAATCGAGCATCTGAATAGCCGGAGCTCGGCGCCACTCTAACTCACCGCACAGGCGACCCTGGAACTGCAGGCCAAACTCCTGGATGAGATCGAAGGACTCCACCAAGAAGACATGCTGGTCCAGCGGCGGCGAAGCCATGGCGCGAAGAGAACCCACGTCAGCTCGCTGCACCCCTACCGCATAGATCTCAATGCCGCGGGCGCGCGCCTGAGCGGCCACTTCAGCCACTCGGTCTTGAGGTCGCCCGTCTGTCACGATGACCAACACGCGCGGCACTCGCTCCTCCGATGGGCGCGCGCCTTCGGCCTCGCTGAAGGCCACGTTCATAGCGTACTGGATCGCCAGCCCGGTCATGGTGCCCTGCGCCAGCGGCACCACCGCGCGGATGGCGCGTTCCATGTCCTCGCGGCGCGAGAAGGCGCCCAGGGGAAAGACGCTCTGCACTTGGCTAGAATACTGGATCACGCCAACGCGCGTGGCGTTCAGACCCACGTCCAGGCTGCGGAGGAGGCCCACTAGGAACTGCCTCATGGTCTCAAACTCGAAGGGGCGCACACTGCGGGAGCTATCAATCATGAACACCAAATCCAGGGGCCCAGTATAGCACCTAGGACCTGcggggaagatggaggaggactCTCACGGGTCAGCTAAAGCTGGTCTCTTAGAAAAAGCCGGAAGACCTGCGGTTATCTGAATGGAACAGCGCCCAGCATGTCATTAACCTAACAAATTAGCCTTGGATACAGTCACTCATCCATTATTTGAGGAGACCTGAGCCAGGAAATCACACAAGTTCCCCCGCATGCAGTTCTGGGAGCTGTTCTGAGTCTGTGTTATGTATTGAGGAGTGAACAAAGAGATGTCGCAGTCTCAAATGCCTACATGAGCCAGCCAGACGTCATAAATGAATGAACTGGTTGGATTATATCTGTAACGTCACATCTCCTGTTTCTCTGATAACTTGGATTGTCCCAGCAAGCGGGtccctggtttttttgttttgttcaagaaaattctcaaatagggttttttttttttaatgtggagtTTCCTGATTTTCCCATGGTTTCAATAAGCTTCAGTAAAAGTCAACACCGAATGAACCCAAAATGGTGCCACATACTGCAGTTGAGGAAACAGAGCCCAAGGGACGATGCGTGAAGCCTGAATCCAGCCCgccccaccccatacacacatcCCTCCATCCACCAGGGCGCGAGAACGtttctgctcccttcctcccccgGTGAGGGCTGAGATCCAGCTCACCTGCAGACTGGAGCTGGGTTTCCCAGGACTGCAGGAAGAGCAGCAACAGAGACAGTGGCCAGCAGTAGAGGCCTCTCATGGTGGTTGGAAGGATGGCGGAGCCCAGTGTCACAGCCTGCAGCTAGAAAGAAGGTCGTAAAGCGACAGTTATGACGGCGCTTTTATTTCAGGGGATGAACACTTTGGTTTTGTGTATGTTCAGAATGTCTTGCCAGGCATGGCTGCAcactctcgggaggcagaggcaggcagatctctgggggtctgagggccagtctggtcttcatagtgagttccaggccacccagggctacagagtgagattctgtctcaaaacaaaacaaaaaggctcaTGATAATTTTTTGATGTCACTACACTGGGATTGCTGAAATTCACAGAAGAGCCTTTGTAGTAAATGACCAGAACTACAGgacactaagtaaataaaaagtagaaaaaacacataaaactcaaaagGAGATAAGCTCTTGcattaaaaaattatacatatatatataccatatatatgatatatattacagatcatacacaccatatatattatatagcacACAGCATATATGCgtgttacatatatatacatgtatatggtgtgtgtgcacacactacggcatacacatgtggaggtcagagggcaattcgCTGAAGTCCGTTTTCTCCTTCCCTTGTGTGTGTCCCAGGATTAAACAGACTGAACTCCAGTGGTCAGTctggcaacaagcacctttacccactgagccatcttgccggtCCCCAAAAGAACCCCTTTCTAAATACCAGATATAGTGTTAAATGTGGCATTAACCCTCTTTGTAGTTCTGACATTTAAGGCTGTTGTTGGTTCGGCTCTCCCTATTCAGAGACAGGCTTAAAAAAATTAACCGCTGCTACCCAACCCGCCTTATAGCAGGAAAGTGGCTGCAGCCGAGATAGAGGCCTGTCCATCTGGGGTGTGAGTCAGCTAAGCTGCTCCACACTCTCTTCTTCTGCGGACAGAAATCATTCCCCACATTACCCAACCCCGTGCCACACGCCAAAGAGCAGCTCTTGGGGGGTCTGGGTTCCTAGTGGTAGGCCAGAGAGTGGAGTCCTGCACAAGACACGCCTCCGTGTCTGTTTCTCGCCTGCTCTCAGGAGAGGCCGCCAGGGGGCGCCTGCTGGGTCTGGTTTCTCCTGTCGTGGGAAGCCTACATCTGCCCAGCAGGTGTCCCTGCCCAGAGCAAACAGGCCGCTGGGAGTCCCGGGACCTTGAAGATAAGGCTTGGACAGCATAAATCCAGTGCGAGGATCGGATGGGGCTTAGATGTGTGAACGGTATCGAAGTCAGTGGCAGTAAGACGTGCCCAGAAGGCAGCGAGAGAGCGGCCTAGGCCTCGACGAGCAGCCATGGACCCCAGGGAGACAACAGGTGAGCCTTCTCCCTCCCGTGTAGCCTAACTAGGTCCCTTGAAAACCAcgaagggcacacacacacacacacacacacacacacacacacgctgtacGGATGGAAAATGTGCTGCCCAATGAGACTGCCAGCTGGGCTCCAGGCACAGAACTAAACCTAGCCCTCACCCCCCTaacaccccacccctgtctcttcctccagaGCAGCCTGATTCCCTTGCACCTAAGAATCACTGAGCCTTTCTTCcgttccctaccccacccccacacggTACACTGAGCCTGCTCTATccatttctctgtggtttcttGGCAGAGCAGGCCAGCGCCCCCTAACCCaccgctgcccctcccccaacctccccccctccccctgttccttGAATGAGCCCATTCTGAGCAAGGCCGGTGCGTGGCTCTGACTCCAGACCAGCTTCCTATCCGGGATTCTTCTCCCTTCTGGCTTTCCAGGGAGGGTAGAAGAACAAAAATCCTTCTGGCAGGGTCTGTGGTGGTAAGGTGGTAAGCTAGATGTGCCAGCGGCTTGATggtggaggtaggaggaaggGAACGCCTTTTCTAGAGTGGGCCAGAGCGGAGCCAGCACCCCAGGGCGAGCATCTGAGTTAGGGTCCACCCGGCCTTTGAGACTCGGGGTTGGCTTGACTAAGGGCTCCCTTAAGCTCCTCTTGGCTTAAGTCAACAGGCACTTGATGTCAC
The DNA window shown above is from Mus pahari chromosome 3, PAHARI_EIJ_v1.1, whole genome shotgun sequence and carries:
- the Matn4 gene encoding matrilin-4 translates to MRGLYCWPLSLLLLFLQSWETQLQSAGPRCYTGPLDLVFMIDSSRSVRPFEFETMRQFLVGLLRSLDVGLNATRVGVIQYSSQVQSVFPLGAFSRREDMERAIRAVVPLAQGTMTGLAIQYAMNVAFSEAEGARPSEERVPRVLVIVTDGRPQDRVAEVAAQARARGIEIYAVGVQRADVGSLRAMASPPLDQHVFLVESFDLIQEFGLQFQGRLCGKDLCAELGHGCQHLCVNAPGTFYCACNSGYKLAPDNKNCLAVDLCAEGTHGCEHLCVNSMGSYFCRCRAGFALQQDQRSCRAIDYCSFGNHSCQHECVSTLAGPQCRCREGHDLLPDGRSCRVRDFCNGVDHGCEFQCVSEGLSFHCLCPEGRRLQADGKSCDRCREGHVDLVLLVDGSKSVRPQNFELVKRFVNQIVDFLDVSPEGTRVGLVQFSSRVRTEFPLGRYGTAAEVKQAVLAVEYMERGTMTGLALRHMVEHSFSEAQGARPRDLNVPRVGLVFTDGRSQDDISVWAARAKEEGIVMYAVGVGKAVEEELREIASEPSELHVSYSPDFSTMTHLLENLKGSICPEEGIGAGTELRSPCECENLVEFQGRTLGALESLTENLARLTERLEELENQLASRK